The following coding sequences are from one Thermostaphylospora chromogena window:
- a CDS encoding LacI family DNA-binding transcriptional regulator — translation MPRDATLEDVARQAGVSLATASRVLNGSTRQVGRALRERVEQAAAELGYTTNRAAQALARSASDILGLVVHDLSDPYFAVVANAVVRAAERHGLSVMVGTTFRDPEAEIGYVATLRAQRVRAIVLAGSRIADPRVTERLRKEIDRFQSTGGRAALIGQDLLGVDTVVPDNRAGARALAVSLAELGHSRFAILTGPSTLLTAVDRVTGFTEGLASAGLPAPLLIPGPFDRDGGYAAAERLVALMSGEAGAEPIEGAEFPASEVTCVFAVNDVMAVGALAALRAHGVDVPGRVSVAGFDDIPTLRDLTPSLTTVRLPLAEMGRRAVELAMGTAPITAEPALTEVVLRESTRPLP, via the coding sequence ATGCCTCGCGACGCGACACTGGAGGATGTCGCCCGGCAGGCGGGTGTGTCGCTGGCCACCGCCTCCCGGGTGCTCAACGGCAGCACCCGCCAGGTCGGCCGGGCGCTGCGCGAACGCGTGGAGCAGGCCGCGGCCGAGCTCGGCTATACCACCAACCGCGCGGCGCAGGCGCTGGCCCGCAGCGCCAGCGACATCCTGGGGCTGGTCGTGCACGATCTGTCCGACCCCTACTTCGCGGTGGTCGCCAACGCGGTGGTGCGCGCGGCCGAACGGCACGGCCTGTCCGTCATGGTGGGCACCACCTTCCGCGATCCGGAGGCCGAGATCGGCTACGTCGCCACGCTGCGCGCCCAGCGGGTCCGCGCGATCGTGCTGGCGGGCAGCCGCATCGCCGATCCGCGCGTGACCGAGCGGCTGCGTAAGGAGATCGACCGCTTCCAGAGCACGGGCGGCCGGGCGGCCCTCATCGGACAGGATCTGCTGGGCGTGGACACCGTCGTGCCGGACAACCGCGCGGGGGCCCGCGCCCTGGCCGTGTCCCTCGCCGAACTGGGGCACAGCCGCTTCGCCATCCTGACCGGCCCGTCCACCCTGCTCACCGCGGTGGACCGGGTGACCGGCTTCACCGAGGGCCTGGCCTCCGCCGGGCTGCCCGCCCCGCTGCTCATTCCCGGCCCCTTCGACCGTGACGGCGGCTATGCGGCGGCGGAACGACTGGTGGCCCTCATGTCGGGCGAGGCGGGGGCCGAGCCGATCGAGGGCGCCGAGTTCCCCGCCTCCGAGGTGACGTGCGTGTTCGCGGTGAACGACGTGATGGCGGTGGGGGCGCTCGCGGCGTTGCGGGCGCACGGCGTGGACGTCCCGGGCCGGGTCTCCGTCGCCGGGTTCGACGACATCCCGACCCTGCGTGACCTCACGCCCTCGCTCACCACCGTCCGCCTGCCGCTGGCGGAGATGGGCCGCCGCGCCGTCGAGCTGGCCATGGGCACCGCGCCGATCACCGCCGAGCCCGCGCTCACCGAGGTGGTGCTGCGCGAGAGCACCCGCCCGCTGCCCTGA